A stretch of the Vigna radiata var. radiata cultivar VC1973A chromosome 7, Vradiata_ver6, whole genome shotgun sequence genome encodes the following:
- the LOC106769483 gene encoding two-component response regulator ARR14-like isoform X1 — MDGTSSSVIDFADIPLNLNVLVIDTDPEALEFIKKSCEENIRCKDISHQAVICFESSMAVEVLLKKEIDIHLIVMELHMPMMNGYEFMQFLDEEGFDIPFVMMSSKSDGIPFSSMEKAFELGAIEYFFKPFRGRDHLLDLWSPFLKHYIARRKEDDETSDGEAKADDTLHKKDDDVTLHEKDDTLHEKDDTP, encoded by the exons ATGGACGGAACTTCGTCTTCTGTAATTGACTTCGCTGATATTCCACTAAATCTTAATGTCCTTGTCATTGATACTGACCCCGAAGCTCTTGAATTCATCAAGAAATCATGCGAAGAGAATATTCGTTGCAAAGATATTTCTCATCAAG CTGTAATATGTTTTGAATCTTCAATGGCTGTGGAGGTTTTgctgaaaaaagaaatagacaTTCATTTGATCGTCATGGAGCTTCATATGCCAATGATGAATGGCTATGAATTCATGCAATTTCTCGATGAAGAAGGATTTGATATTCCTTTTGTCA TGATGTCGTCTAAGTCTGATGGTATTCCTTTTTCTTCCATGGAAAAGGCTTTCGAACTTGGGGCTATCGAGTATTTCTTTAAACCCTTCCGTGGTCGTGATCATCTGCTAGATTTGTGGTCACCTTTCTTAAAGCATTATATCGCCAGGCGTAAAGAAGATGATGAGACAAGTGATGGAGAAGCCAAAGCCGATGACACCCTCCACAAGAAAGATGACGATGTCACCCTCCACGAGAAAGATGACACCCTCCACGAGAAAGATGACACACCCTAG
- the LOC106769483 gene encoding two-component response regulator ARR14-like isoform X2, producing the protein MDGTSSSVIDFADIPLNLNVLVIDTDPEALEFIKKSCEENIRCKDISHQAVICFESSMAVEVLLKKEIDIHLIVMELHMPMMNGYEFMQFLDEEGFDIPFAFELGAIEYFFKPFRGRDHLLDLWSPFLKHYIARRKEDDETSDGEAKADDTLHKKDDDVTLHEKDDTLHEKDDTP; encoded by the exons ATGGACGGAACTTCGTCTTCTGTAATTGACTTCGCTGATATTCCACTAAATCTTAATGTCCTTGTCATTGATACTGACCCCGAAGCTCTTGAATTCATCAAGAAATCATGCGAAGAGAATATTCGTTGCAAAGATATTTCTCATCAAG CTGTAATATGTTTTGAATCTTCAATGGCTGTGGAGGTTTTgctgaaaaaagaaatagacaTTCATTTGATCGTCATGGAGCTTCATATGCCAATGATGAATGGCTATGAATTCATGCAATTTCTCGATGAAGAAGGATTTGATATTCCTTTT GCTTTCGAACTTGGGGCTATCGAGTATTTCTTTAAACCCTTCCGTGGTCGTGATCATCTGCTAGATTTGTGGTCACCTTTCTTAAAGCATTATATCGCCAGGCGTAAAGAAGATGATGAGACAAGTGATGGAGAAGCCAAAGCCGATGACACCCTCCACAAGAAAGATGACGATGTCACCCTCCACGAGAAAGATGACACCCTCCACGAGAAAGATGACACACCCTAG